The DNA window TTTTCAGGATAATAGTTCATCTCTGGTTGAGATGTCTAACTACTTCTTTTAATCCTCACTTGTTCGATCTTTTCCCTTGGTCTAGCAGCTTTTTTACCCAAGAAATCGAAATCTGCTTAGTCAAACcacaaaaaactaaaaaaactaaaaaaaaaactggtttaaaaaaaactatctaactcatttattgaaatttcatCCCATTCTGCTTATAGAAGAACGACaatgttgaaaaatataaactaTGTATGCATAGATACAGTATTTGTCGTTctgctgtttaaaaaaaattggcaactaataataaaaactatttattcattcacttatttattttcttcataccCATGACATGCAATTAAAGATTTTGCTGAGgcatttattctattattttgttcttataGATAGTGGGGAGTTTATTTTCTGCCGTAAGAGGGTAGTACCATGAATATCACCACTACTGGATATTTTTCccaaaacaaagtttttttttataagtagAGGATTTTGAACTCAGCAATGACttgtggatgaaaaaaaactgggattTTCACCAATTAtataatttgattttgaaagggagcatactacgaatctgatgtggtgagggaatacgcgaaaaagctagagatgaggttgtagatagCGGAATAAAGattggttccgctcacctctccctaatcgtcctaaaaaaaacggcgtgggcaccgctttaattcctacgagcaacgttagaacgctcctctatgaaCACGTTTAGGTGCCCTATTTCTATTTGTTGGCTTCAATTatataggctggtgagaagacgtCAGCACTGTTCTCCGACCACTCGCACTTGCATGCGGAGCGTGCGCATGGATGGCGCATTGCAGCTGAAGCCGTCGTAAAAGACGGCGTATaaaacgaagtttttttttacggcgattaggaagagttGCGCGGAACTACGCTGGGTTCCACAACTTTCCGCAATCTCTCACTTCTCCAGCGGATTCCTTCACTACGTCAGATGCGTGGCATGTTGCCTTTGAAGTTTCACGGCGGGTTCCTGTCACAGCTTCTCTTCGCcacctattcaagtgaaaccaacgaTCAGGCTGCTAAGGAGACCGAAGCGTGTATCTTAGAttagcgttctaacgtacgtCGTAGGGAATAAAGCcgttcccacgtcgttttttcatGATGATTAGGGTGATATCACCGAAACCACTCTGGATCCCGTAAtccacaaccccatctctagcttttccctcgAATTCCCTactacatcagattcgtggtatggtgcCTCTACATCAGTTATATTTAACCCTTTCATAAGtttgtgtatttattttattttttacatttattttctgtatttctttgTACTCCTCAAAATTTGTTCGTTTAACTTTAAAGTCtttcttccagtttttctaaagctttttttttatttgctgaagtattctttttcagtttttgacaAGTACAATGGAAGCTCAtccgaagaagaagaggagtcAGACGAGGAAGTGGTGTGTTCTgctttctccttcattttcctTACAGTTTAATAAAATAGCCTTGTTCCGACTGAAATAGAATTAATTCGTTTAGGTGGTGGCTCCACGTCGTACAAATCAGTTCCGTGTAGCCACCAATCCATCGCCGGCAGAGGCGATGCCTGCCGTTTTGACCGACATCCGCAAAATCGCCGAAAGCCAACAAGGTGAgtgctaagaaaaaagaaagcaaaatgaaGAGTAAGAAGAAACCtgatccgtttttttttagttactaaaaagtgaaaaaaaacgccgaACTAGAAATACAATCCAAGAAATCGTAAAGTTGCGGAAATTTCAGCTGCATTAGTTTCCCATTCGTCAAATTACCAAGGATTTAACGAGAAAAGGGGAATTATGGAATTTTGCAAGgattctttttgttcaatttacCTACTAGGtggtttttctgaattttttcattgaaaatttgagcAAGAACACTGTTTTGCTGggtgagaagaagaaatttaattgaatttttaaatgaattcaGTAGAAGGGGAAAGAATTTGACGcattaagaaaatgaaaaacttgaCATGAATTTGATAAATTTTGCGTGCACAAATCTAAAATTTAGTTATTCGTTGGAATCAGTAATTTCTGTATTGGTTTTGGTGCCTCTAACAAAAAGAGGGGGTTTAAAAATTAACGTTAAGCCTTAGGAAGAACTTAAAGGATATAGAAGAAGGATTAATTAGGATTAAGGATCTTAAAGAAGTAGAATTTCTGAGTTGTTAGAAACTCTTCCATCGTCTACTCGTAGTTCCTGATGCACCCAAGatattcccaaaaaaatttGCTGGAAGTCGCGCgagattcctttttttgttttttttttcttgttaaattttgttttctatagTTTTATCAGATTTTCTGGTGCAGAATTCGGAGAAAATTCTccatgaattttaaaaaattctaaataattTTGTAGAGCGTCAGAAAGTCCATGTTACTAGCCGCCTAAGGCCCTTGGAAGGATCTTATCTTGGAAGACTCAGCACCCCATTGAATATGCATATATCTTCTATTCAAAagagttttttgtttcatcgCGTAATGTATccgcaaaaaaatattctacatTCATTGGGCAGCCAAGTGTGGAATAATTCCATTGCTTACAGCTAATGAGACTATTGTCACCGAGGTTGTACGTCCTCAAAAAACCGACGAAGAGAAGCGAGCGCTTGAAGAACGTGAGAAGATGTTGGAAGCTCAAAAACTGGCAAGAGTGAGTGattttgctggattttccTTATCCTGAGCTATTCGTGACATATTTTTCtacgttttatttttcatctggGCTCAACCTCATCGTTTCAGGATCAGCAAGCGGCCGCTATTCAAGCAGCCGCTGCAAAAGCAGCTCAGGCGCCGGCGTCTCCACCAGCAGCGCAGGCGCCTCCTCCGGCCCAAGCGCCGCCACAGGCACCCCAGCAGGATCAAAACGATGCGCAGGTAAAGTTCAGCTCATGAAATTGGGGAAAAGTTacgaaaatttccttcaaGATCCTAGATTTGTATCTAAAATACCCAGATgtcttcaattttaatttagtaattcattaatttatttttattttattgtctcatcttttttaaattttttattaacttcaatttagcatttttataatttctattctttcaaaaacttttaaaattagCGAACTCCGTAATTTCTTCACGGTTTtccgtttcttttcaaataaaacaatcGGTAaccaaattcgaaaaatttcaaaattctgcaaaatatttgaaaaaaagctgtgaCGAAACACCTGCCTAGTTTCCGTTTCCAGAACGAGAACCTTACAGGGAATGTTGAATTAAGTTTGAATTTAAGTTAAAGTCTCTTTAATACTTCGTCAATAAGTGGAGATAATCcttctgttaaaaaaaaagaaaacaaattaaaggGGCAcaccaaaatttttgaattgtgCTGTTTGTCTTCGATGtgttatagaagaaaaaaataaatgtgtaaaatttcaattaatcaATAGATATTTGAACTATGTAGATGTTTAACACATCAAAGTACACATGCAATACATAATTTTGGATGCTCCAaccaatttttattctttgatGCGTTCTCTGCTTGACACGATGATCAACACTAAATCAACTGGAGAGAAGCGGTTGCTTTTCCAATCATATGacttttcgagagaaaaaaagccagCAAAACTTTTCGAAACGGAGTTTAGCTAATGAACTCCGAAACCTACTGGTTTATAGGAAATGTAGAGGAAAAAGTTGATCAAAGAATCTTGAATCATCTTGAACTGATTAGCCACCCATCTCATCTAATgttaagttttattttttttcgggttttatttttaaattattattatttacttacttgGTTGCCAGAAACCTTTCGCAAGAGAAAAGTCGCATATTTTAATGCATTGATTGATGTGTGTACAGTTGGtctcaaaatttttgttctctcaCAACGTGCGGATCGGGAACACGAGGCAGGGGGTGGAGCCAAATATTGGTCAAACCGTGCTGCAGCGTCGCGCCGCTGTACGAGTGTCCCGGTTGCGAGGGACGTTGGTTAAAggctatttgtttttcttacaaCTTTTAAAAGTCAAAATTACTTTTAAtgctattttttcctattctatttatttatttcattgattttctgaGCCACAAATGCAAGACATTCGAAGCGATCCATAAcagtattgattgatttagtACTTAAGAGGTTCGGGAGCTCTCCCAAAATATCATTCCATGTACGATAATAATTCTCGAATATAGCATATTTCTGAAGTGTAAATTGTTGAGTAAACGTTAATCTGCATTTTTCAATAACTATTcggcatatttttttctaggcaGAAGAATTTGCGAAGCATATGGAAGAGGAAATGCGGAAGAAGGCTGAAGCGGTAGGTTCTTTTTCCCGAGCCTGTTATTTCTTAGCaaacaactacaaaaaaacTTTAGGATTTCTTTAAGAAGTTCTATTTTCTGCATAGAATGAtctatttggttttttttttcaagtaaaattactggacattttttttggtgattttatTTGGCAACTTTAGAGCTTCAGAAAAACGTCAACCGGATAATGTCTATTTGAACAGATCTTTTCTTCGCCtcacaaaatttctaattcttcATCCAGAGTTGAGGTTGAGAAAGTTTCATGCGAATGAGAATAATTAATACTTtagtgttaaaggcatcaccccatgaatctgaggtggtgcagatttcaggtggagtattcgtatacgggatgggagattatggagagggaggaagatgcggcgccgcacaaggctggcgcgctccagtagaactctttgtagaaaatagtgcgtcagaacgcttgaagccgtatcttccgggccgttttttacggcaattgggaagaaatggacggaatcacctccctctccatattctcccatcccgtatacgaatactccacctgaaatccgtaccacctcgtggagtgatgcctttaaaacaattCAATATGTTATtgattaaaaggataaagaataaagtgtctggcgttaatcaatccgcttgggatacgcccccacgttcacctcagttcagaatcgtttgaggttttgaggttcacgaacgggtaattggcctatacaatgaattccaggggctagccgatgtgtcaagtcaatgtttttattcttccagacaagtctagtgcCTATTCATTAACatttcattccattcattGACAATTCATTAGGAAGCAAAGCCTGGTGAGCATTAgagcggatttgaacctccgatcgatcgtgcaggccgtggaacctcttaccgactgcgctacgcctGTCcctatataataattattaattattacgcATATTATTCATATAGTTATACTATTTTAGTACTTTAATGTAATCACACTTCTGTTCATTGACTCGAATTGAATCTTCGACATGATTGATTCTGTCGGTTTAAATAGTTAGCTTAGTTTAAATAATAAGCCATACATGTCGAATTCATCAAAGAGTGTAatgttaaaaaatatataagaaaaataaattattaaccAAGTAATATTCTAATGTGAATAGGTTGAAGCCTCTGAGGTTGAAACATATTCGGAAAACATCCGAGAGctacttttttctactcattttcttttgttaaagCTCTACACTTAAAATTTTCGCTCAGGAGGCTCACTTGAAAGAATGTTAAAAGCGCTAAATTGAGTGCATTAGCGAGTTCCTCTAAATGAACAGATAAACCTATCtcttaaatattatttttttgtatgtgcgggtgtggcgcagtgggttgtagccacacggtcgagggttcgaaaccgctctagtgcaaaccaagcctttcatccctccgggagtcgataaattggtaccaaacttgtctgggaggatagaaacactgacttaatcatcggctggccccgcaagtcattgtatgggccaataCGTCTTccgaaacctcaacgattacgaattgcagtaaaacgcgtagtcgcatcccaagtggattgatacgccagtgactttatcatttattcttatttatttaattttatttattatgtggTTGTGATTCAAAATATACACTTTGTGCAACTAATCCAGCAAACTTGTGAATTGAGTGCACTCAGTAACCCACCACCATCATGTTTTATGAACGAAACCAATTGTTCAGCTGAGTCATATGGTTCGCggagtttttgcaaaaatctaagCCTTacttcaaatttatttccagGCTCGAAAAGCAGCAGAAGAACAACTTGCACAAGCAAAGGCGGCACAAGAAGCGGCGATAAAGAGAGCACAGGAGCAAGCGAAGAAAGCACAAGAGGAAGCGCTGCAGAAGGCTCGCGAGGCTGCCGCTCAAGCGCAGGCGGAAGCCAAAGCGAGAGCGGACGGTGACGCTAAAGCCGCACAGGAAAGGCAACAAGCTGAAGCGAAAGCTAAGCAGGAGGCGGAAGCTCGTGCTAAGGCTCAGGCTGAGGCTCAGGCTAAGGCTGCAGCGGCAGCAAAGGCGCAGGCTGAGGCACAAGCGAAAGCGAAGGCGGAAGCCGAAGCAAAAGCTAAGAAAGCGCAACAAGAAGCGCTGGAAAAGGCTAAAAAAGCCGAAGCCGAGGCGAGAGCCAAagctcaacaacaacaacaacaacaacaacaacaaaagccgcaacaacaacaaccacaaaagccacaacaacaacagccaCAGCAGCAACAAAAAGCGCCACCAACACCCGCGAAACCGATGGGTAAACAGCCTGCGCCAGCTCCGGCAGTTCCACCAAAAACCACGGCGCCGCCGCCGGCAGGCAGACAGCCGGCACCGCAGCCAGCAGGCCGACAACCGGCGCCACAGGCGTCAGGAAAGGCAGCGCCGCCGCAACCGCCAGCTAAGCCGGCTCCTCTGCAGCCACCATCTCGAATTAAGACAAAGGGCGATCCAGTGCCTTTGCAAGAGATCGACAATCGTAAGttcaaaaatcactttttctgtCAAGGTTCTGAACATACACTgaatttttgcataatttaGAGCCGGTGAGATTGCCGCAACGTACTCCTGGAAAAGTCCATAACCCTATGCCTGAACCAAAAGAATGGGAAACCAGGCAGCAGGAACCATTGTCGAAGAGCACAACACTCAGGCAGACAGCCAAGGTATGAGGAAAATcagaattcatttcaaaaacgcATAGGGAACTCTATTctgatgagaagaaacatTCTTTCTAAGCAATCAAGAAGCGAAAACTGGTCTTTCGTCACCTAATTATGATTCTGAATTGTCAAAACTATTTGTTTTGGTCTTCTGGGTAGTTGCTGCCGGTAGCAAAACGTGCTACCCATCCGCATCAGTGTTAAGTATACttgggaccagttctcgcttGTAGAATTTTAACGAGCCATGAACCGCCGTTTTATCTTACGTTTTATCGTGTTTAAGTACAATGTCCTACAAGCTGTTGTCGTTATGCCCAGTTCTTTAgcctctactttttttctctggaaaaatcccTATCTATCGGTGGTCTTTTTGCCTGTGGGCTAAGATTCTGCTCTTATTCGTGGAATGATACTATGATTAGTGTTGGCTTTTCGCCGGTTTTAAGGgggcgagaactggtccccacAAAATGAAGTGGGAGATAAGCGGTGTGAACGTTAACAGTCTCTGTATCGCTGTTAAAAACTTCTATTTTACCTTCTTTTCCTTAAATCTTTGTCTTAAATAAGGCAAAACCCAACTCTTCGTCCACTGTTCATCAGCGAAAGATCTGCCTGTACCGTCGACGATGCGGTTCCAGAACTAGAAAAGATGTTTGTTGGAGGTGTTAGAgaatatttggaattttttaaaagatagtaacctcaaataaataaacaatatttaattttagaaGCGAACAACATCAGTCAAACATTATTCGGAGTACATAGAATAGAAGTGGTTTAATTGTGTACATATGGGACCTTTTTAGATGCAAGAAGAAGCGCTTGCACACGAACAAACGCGGCTCATCGACAGGGTACACGCACAAAAGCCGGGCATTCGACAGGAGAACGTGCGAGAGAGATTTATCGAAAAAGAACAACCTCCTCCTGAATTACAGGTAAGGTCCCGAGAGTTCTTTTACTAATTCTCAAAATATATAATTGAATGTTTAGATCTTGTGAATGTGTACAGTAATAATCTCTCCATTATCACTAAGAAGACtaagaaaattaattgaaattaaattaaa is part of the Necator americanus strain Aroian chromosome V, whole genome shotgun sequence genome and encodes:
- a CDS encoding hypothetical protein (NECATOR_CHRV.G18090.T2) — its product is MPESVFDKYNGSSSEEEEESDEEVVVAPRRTNQFRVATNPSPAEAMPAVLTDIRKIAESQQANETIVTEVVRPQKTDEEKRALEEREKMLEAQKLARDQQAAAIQAAAAKAAQAPASPPAAQAPPPAQAPPQAPQQDQNDAQAEEFAKHMEEEMRKKAEAARKAAEEQLAQAKAAQEAAIKRAQEQAKKAQEEALQKAREAAAQAQAEAKARADGDAKAAQERQQAEAKAKQEAEARAKAQAEAQAKAAAAAKAQAEAQAKAKAEAEAKAKKAQQEALEKAKKAEAEARAKAQQQQQQQQQQKPQQQQPQKPQQQQPQQQQKAPPTPAKPMGKQPAPAPAVPPKTTAPPPAGRQPAPQPAGRQPAPQASGKAAPPQPPAKPAPLQPPSRIKTKGDPVPLQEIDNQPVRLPQRTPGKVHNPMPEPKEWETRQQEPLSKSTTLRQTAKMQEEALAHEQTRLIDRVHAQKPGIRQENVRERFIEKEQPPPELQSVRRGGVLAGASRWEEESAARENANAMGIDGPAPTGVRLQDDACWQTQHRIPAEVQPPQIGKISIPEFADVHEVHRTVIVNKPQSYQKVKWNEFPEEVTPEIGAAPKVATQEWVPVNQDNIELQRSLYRPGKIAAVWPPPQEEIVKEAQPVRAVKAGDDQGWIQQDPNDVIRSAAWQRNAKIDRVWPPPEGEHALSGYQGPKQMPVVQWPPVESEQHEREQVEVLQKHIPAKKMEYQWPPPPPVYQVVENGDPAVAGGPPPQSTTTTTTTTVTKTKSMPQPVQRQQQQTTMRTVRA
- a CDS encoding hypothetical protein (NECATOR_CHRV.G18090.T1); amino-acid sequence: MLMSCWGLRSKKWNKKKKKEKEKEKKRKKQEEKEQQLPQQEMSPSAGANVFDKYNGSSSEEEEESDEEVVVAPRRTNQFRVATNPSPAEAMPAVLTDIRKIAESQQANETIVTEVVRPQKTDEEKRALEEREKMLEAQKLARDQQAAAIQAAAAKAAQAPASPPAAQAPPPAQAPPQAPQQDQNDAQAEEFAKHMEEEMRKKAEAARKAAEEQLAQAKAAQEAAIKRAQEQAKKAQEEALQKAREAAAQAQAEAKARADGDAKAAQERQQAEAKAKQEAEARAKAQAEAQAKAAAAAKAQAEAQAKAKAEAEAKAKKAQQEALEKAKKAEAEARAKAQQQQQQQQQQKPQQQQPQKPQQQQPQQQQKAPPTPAKPMGKQPAPAPAVPPKTTAPPPAGRQPAPQPAGRQPAPQASGKAAPPQPPAKPAPLQPPSRIKTKGDPVPLQEIDNQPVRLPQRTPGKVHNPMPEPKEWETRQQEPLSKSTTLRQTAKMQEEALAHEQTRLIDRVHAQKPGIRQENVRERFIEKEQPPPELQSVRRGGVLAGASRWEEESAARENANAMGIDGPAPTGVRLQDDACWQTQHRIPAEVQPPQIGKISIPEFADVHEVHRTVIVNKPQSYQKVKWNEFPEEVTPEIGAAPKVATQEWVPVNQDNIELQRSLYRPGKIAAVWPPPQEEIVKEAQPVRAVKAGDDQGWIQQDPNDVIRSAAWQRNAKIDRVWPPPEGEHALSGYQGPKQMPVVQWPPVESEQHEREQVEVLQKHIPAKKMEYQWPPPPPVYQVVENGDPAVAGGPPPQSTTTTTTTTVTKTKSMPQPVQRQQQQTTMRTVRA